CCATGTCAAAGGCGAAGCGCGCGACAAAAAAGAAAGAGAGTTCACCGTCAAGGAGATCCTCTTCAAATACATCCTAAAAAATAAGATAATATGGATGCTAGGTATTTCGTATTTCTTCGTATATATAGTACGGCAGGGAGTTAACGACTGGAGTGCTATGTTCCTCATCGACACTAAAGGATACAAAGAGGTCTCTGCTAACCTTACTATTACCGCTTTCGAGATAGGAGGATTCTTCGGGATGCTCGTAGCAGGATTTGCGTCGGATTATATCTTCAAAGGACGTAGAGTCCCTGTAATGGTGCTATATATGGTGGCGATACTAATACCATTCCTCGGGTTGATTATGATAAAAACAACGGCAGTAACTCTCGATATAATATTGCTGGGAGCTATAGGATTCTTCATCTTCGGACCGCAGATGCTTATAGGATGTACAGCGGCAGACTTCTCACACAAAAAAGCCGCAGCGACAGCGACGGGTTTCGTAGGATGCTTCGCTTATATCGGCGCAGCAGTGGCAGGATACCCTTTGACATATATCATTAAACTGTGGGGATGGGATGGCTTTTTATACGCTATGGCAGGGTGTAGCATAATAACAATAGCACTAATGGTACCACTTATAAATATAAGCATCAGAGATGATAGCGATGCCAAAGAAGAAAGAAAAGAAGCTAAAGAATACGCATAGTTAGGAGTATAACCCATGATTGCGACCTATACTTCGCCATAGGGTTTTTGCAGTAGTATAGGTGCGAAGATGAAAGACGAGCGAATGTTAAAACATTCGCGAGAATAGAATCAAAGCAAATGTGCTGCTGCAAAAAGATATATGGTGAAGCCAAATAATAGCAAATGGGCAAAGAAAAACAATAAGAAATAGTAATGGCTTAAGATATTTATCTTAACACGTTTATATTTTTGTCAGAGCTTTTTAAAAATGAAAAAAAGGTCTTGTTTCCTATAGCATCCATAGTATCAGGCAACCTGACTCATTTTGCTCCTCGCGAATAGTTACAACTATTTGCTTGTCGCTCACTGAGCCATCTTGCCCAAATTCTATGGTGTTAAAGGAAATATAGGTCGCAATTATGGGTAAAGATGTCCTGGGTACCACTACACGTTCACTCGCAATATTCTATCCTCGACGCTACAGCATCGGTTAAGAGGATAGCAGAAAAAGCCGCAGCATTAGAGATGCCTGCAGTGGCAATAACCGACCATGGAAATATGTTCGGCGCAGTAGATTTCTTCAAAGCATGCTCTTCTAAAGGCGTTAAACCAATAATAGGCTGTGAAGTTTATGTTGCTACAACATCGCGCCATGAGAAACAGCGCATCGCCGGAAAGAAAAACGCCTATCACCTCGTCCTTCTTGCAAAAAACCAGGAAGGATACCATAACATATGCAAACTTTCGTCGATAGGACACCTCGAAGGATTCTACTACGTCCCTCGCGTCGACAAAGAAGCCCTAGAACAGTATAGCGAAGGAGTGATATGCCTGTCTGGATGTCTTAGCGGCAGAGTAACAGCCCTTGCTGCCGACGAGGCCGTCACCGACGATGTTCTTTACGAAGAAATACAGTGGTATCAGAAACTTTATGGCGAAGACTATTACCTAGAACTACACCGACATCGTATGTCCCACGACGCCATCGTCGCCGACGGCGTTGACATGGAAACATGGCTTTACCACGACTACAAGAGCTTCATAGAAAAACAAGAAAGAGCCGACGCACGAATTATACAGGCATCGAAAGACCTAGGAATTCGCTGCGTCGCCACAAACGATAGCCACTACATCGAAAGAGAAGAATGGCGGGCACATGAGATATTCCTTAATATACAGTCAGGAGAGCCTTGCGAGATATGGGAACGCGATGCCGCAGGAAACGCTACAACAAAAGTTCCTAACCCCAGAAGAAGGGCATACTCCTCACACGAATGTTACTTCAAAAGCGCAGAACAGATGGCAGAACTCTTCGCAGATGTCCCCGACGCAATAACAGCGACGGCAGACATCGCAGCGATGTGTAACGTCGAGATCGACTTCGAAACAAAACACTACCCCATGTATTATCCGCCAGATTATGGCGATAAAAAGCTGACAAAGGAAAAACATAACGACGTCGTAGCAGAATACCTTGTAAAACTATGCTCGGAGAGCATAGAAAAACGCTACAACACAGAAAGCCTAGAAGAAGTACAGAAGAAATATCCCGATAAAGCCCCGCTCGACGTAATAAAAGAACGCCTAAAATATGAGATGAGCGTCATAGCACCAAAAGGGCTGTGCGACTACCTACTTATAGTATACGACTTCATAAAATGGTCTAAAGATAACAACATCCCTGTAGGACCAGGACGTGGATCAGGGGCCGGCTCGATAATATGCTACCTCATCGGTATAACAGACATCGAGCCACTAAGATTCAACCTCCTCTTCGAACGTTTTATCAACCCAGAACGTATGTCATACCCCGATATCGATGTAGATATCTGTATGGAACGCCGCGGTGAAGTAATCGACTATATGGTAAAGAAATATGGTCAAGGAAATATAGCACAGATAATAACCTTCGGGACGATGAAGGCGAAGATGGCGATAAAAGACGTAGGAAGAGTCTTGAGTATGCCTCTAGCAAAAGTCAACGCCCTGACGAAACTTATCCCCGATGAGCTAAATATCACCATCGAAAGATCACTGGAAATCGACCCTGATCTGCTAAGGGAATATAATGAAGACCCAGAAGCACACCAGGTTATCGATATCGGAAGGAAGCTAGAAGGCTCTATACGTAACACTGGCGTCCACGCTGCAGGAGTAATAGTTTCGGCAGAACCCATAATCGAAAAGATTCCAATATGCCGCGCCAAAGACTCCGAGATGTCACTGACACAATACGCTATGAAGCCTGTAGAAGCTGTGGGGATGCTTAAAGTCGACTTCCTAGGGCTTAAAACACTGACGGCAATACAGAAAGCCGTTGCTTCTATACGAGAACGTACCGGCGAAGATATCGATAGCGCAAAACTCCCTCTCGACGATGCCGAAACCTTCGAAATGCTTAACAAAGGCGATACCCTAGGAGTCTTCCAACTGGAATCCGGTGGCATGCGCGACCTCGCACGAAATCTGCACCTCGATAAGTTCGAAGAGATAATCGCTATGGTGTCATTGTACCGCCCAGGGCCGATGGATATGATACCGTCGTATGTCAACAGAAAACACGGACGCGAAGAGATAGAATACGACCACCCGTGGCTTGAAGATATCCTAAAAGAAACATACGGTATCATGGTATACCAGGAACAGGTTATGCAGATAGCAGGCTCCCTGGCAAATTTTTCCCTAGGAGAAGGTGACGTGCTACGGCGCGCTATGGGAAAAAAAGATATGAAACAGATGTCAGAGATGCGGAAGAAATTCCAGGAAGGAGCAGCAGAGAACGATATCGATGAGAAAACAGCGGCACTTATCTTCGATAAGATGGAGAAGTTCGCTGAATATGGCTTCAATAAATCCCACGCAGCAGCATACGCCTATATAGCATACACCACAGCATACCTGAAAGCTCACTACCCAACAGAATGGATGGCAGCATTGATGAGCTGCGACAGCGACGACGTAGAAAAAGTCGCTAAGTTCATAAACGAAGCACATAAAATGGGAATACCAACGCTTCCGCCAGATGTTAACGACGCAGGGAAAGAATTCGCCCCCACCGACAAAGGTATACGCTTCGCAATGACAGCAATACGTGGCATAGGAGAAGGCGCCGTCGAAGCTATAGTAACAGAAAGAACGAAGAACGGAAAATACACCACACTATACGACTTCGTAAAACGTATCGACACAAAAAAAGTAGGGAAAAAAGCCGCAGAAAACCTCGCCGACGCAGGATGTTTCGACTTCACAACATGGACGCGTGACGCTATGCGACAAAGCGTAGAAAAAATGTATGCCTCTGCTGCAAAAGAACGCGAAGATGAAACTCACGGCGTAATATCACTGTTCACCCTCATAGAAGAAGATCAAGAAGATCTATTCTCCTCGCCGCCAGACGTCGTAGCGCCAAGTACAGAAAATGAGACGTTTATGAGAGAAAAAGATCTGCTGGGATTCTTCCTAACAGGACACCCCATGGACTCCTACGAAGATACCATGGAAAAACTCTCGTGTGTGCCACTGAAGACATCGAAAGATATCGATATCGGCGGTACCTTCAGAACAGCGTTTATAATAGAAGATAGTAACGTAAAGATCTCTTCGAAAAGCCTTCGTAAGTTCGCCATCCTGACAATAAGCGACGGAGAAGAACGCTACGAACTGCCAATATGGCCAGAAATGTACGAAGAAAAAACACACCTGTTCGATACAAATAAACTGATATACGCCGTCGTCAACGTACAAGAACGTGAAGGCAATAGACAACTACAATGTCGCTGGTGTGACGACCTTACAGACGTCAACGAGACGATGATACGCTCATGCGATAATGCCTACGACAAAGCAAAATTCTCAGAGAAAATAACACGACGTAACGATAACAACAAAAGCAGTAAAGACAGTGGCACAAAACGACAGCAACCGAAAAAACCGCCGAAAGCCCCGCAACAACAACAGCAACAACAAATAAACACTCCCTCTCTAACAATCAACGTCGATGCCAACAACGCCGACCTCACAACAATACTCGTAATAAAAGATGTCCTACTGAAACATTCCGGCGATATCCCAGTAACCCTCGACATATGTGACGACAACACAACAACACAGATAGCAGTAGGAAAAAAATATCACGTCAACGACAAAAAACGAGTACACGATATCGTGAAAAATGTTACAGGCGTCATCGACACCGTGAAAGTTTGACCTTGAACGTTTCACGCGAAGATATTACAATCGTTACCGTATATTAATTAAGCAGTGATACCACAATGAAAAAAAATGTAATCTTTGCCCTTATAACAACCAGTATAATGATAGCAGCAGCAGCCCCCGCCGAGGCAGCATATGTCGTTAGGGAAGGCAGGCTGATAAAAAAACAATACGCCGCAAAATACTCTGCCGAAGACCACTATGACCTAGGCCTTAAAGCCTTGGAAAAGAAAAAGTGGAAGAAAGCTATAGAGCAGTTCAAGGTATTGAAAGTCAACTACCCAGAAAGCACTCTCATCCCGTCGTCAATATTCTATCTGGGAGTAGCATACTTCCAGAACAACGATATCGATATGGCAAATAAACACTTCATAGCATATCTCAATATGCCCGACCATACAACTTTCTTCGAGAAAACATGGGAATTCCGCTACGCCGTAGCAGAAAAATTGCGAAAAGGTGCGCAGAAACACCTCTTCGGGCTGGAGGCTATGCCGAAAATCGTCGTAGATAGGAGCAGCGCATTAGAGATCTATGATTCTTTGATAACAGCACTTCCAGGGAAAGAAGTCGCTATAAAAGCTATGTTTTCAAAAGGACAGCTACTCGAAGCTATGGATGACAATGTCGAAGCTGCAGATGTCTATAATACCATAATACATAAACACCCCAAACATGAACTCGCAGCAGAAAGCTTCCTCGCCGTAGCACGACTATATAAAAAACAGAGCGCTAAAAGCGCAAATAACTTCGACGTACTTCAGCTCGCCAAAATAAACGCCGCATGCTTTGCAAAGGAATTCCCTAAAAATCCAAAAACAAAAGAAGTTAACGCATTCGTTGCCGATATGGAAGAAGACTACGCGAAAAACCTTTATAATACAGGGAAATTCTACGAGAAAATAAAAAAACCAAAAGCGTCAGCACTCTACTATTTCAGAGTATTACAACAATTTCCATCGACAACAAGCGCAAAAGATTGTAATAAAAGACTTGATGCGCTACATAAAGAAGTAGCAGAATTAGAACTTCATATCGATGCAAGCGAAAACCCTTCAGCATAGTCGTCGTGAAGTGACACAATATAATATGTGATGATGAAATATTTTAAAAATATAGCGCTCTTTTGTATCTTGACAATGATGACGCTCTCATGCGGTAATGGATACCAATGGGGTAGCGCCAATACGTTGTCGCATTCGTATAATACTATACACACTCCGTATGTCGACGGCGATAACGACGGGAAACTCACCGCCGCTATAGTTCGCGAACTTGAAACCTCGACAGGAGGACTGTCATACCAACAACACTCTGGCGAGCTTATACTACACGTCAAGATCCTCGACTCCTACAGCGAAAATATCGGATATCGTCACAAAAAAGATGACAACGACGATAGCCTGGAAAATATTATACAAGTGGAAAGTCGGCTCATAACAAAAGTCGAAGTGTCAATAGAAGAAACAGCTACAGGGAAAATAATCTCTGGACCAACACTAATAGATGACTCTGTCGATTACGACTATGACTTCGATAGCAACAGAACAAATCTACTCGCTTATTCATTAGGGCAGATGACGACAAATGAAAATGCTCGCGGTATAGTAGAAGATCCGCTAAATGTCGCGCTAGCACGTAAAATCGTAAGCTATATAAACCACATATGGTGAAATATATGGAAATAGATGAAGAGAAAAAAAACTTTCCTGCGAAACTAGAAAATCTGCACGACATGATGGTCTTCGTCGCCGAAAGCGCAAAAAAACAAAGCCTCGAGGATAAAAATATCGAAGAAATAATCCTCGCCGTAGAAGAAGCCGTTGCAAATATTATAAAATACGCATACCCCAACAGCGACGGTGATATAGAGATAAGATGCTCACCAGAAGGTAACTCAGGAATCGGGATAACAATAATCATTAAAGATAAAGGAATCCCATTCAACCCACTTGAACATGACGAAGAAATCGATGTCAGCGCACCAATAGAAGAAAGGGAAATAGGAGGACTAGGAATTTTTATGATGCAAAAAATAATGGATCACGTGTTGTATTCTAGAGAAAATGATTCCAATATCCTCACAATGACGAAAAAATAACGTCGTTCTCTTTGATGTCAAAAAGAAGCTTCTCAAGAATACGCAATATCAAAAATGAAGAATTGTATATCCCCGACGTCGAAAAAACCATCTCTAAAGAGTTAGGGGAGCCTTCAGTGTTAGAAGCTATCATCACAAACGTTACAGGACAATCCTCAACATATTGCGGAACAAGCCATATGAGAAAACGTTCGTTGAAAAGCGTTATCTTCTCAGAAGATTCAATGATATGAAACATGGCGTTGAATTCCGAAGGACGACGATTATGGAGAATAAGCTGGTCAACGAGGTCTAGAGAATGTAAAAGCTCTAAATCAACACTGATAATATCGTCGGGAGCCATATGAGAAAGACTTTCTAAACATTCATGATACGACGCTTTAAGATTTGTTGGTGCTTCCATATAATCGCTTCCCTTTTGTTGTGTTTATATCGGTTTTTATCCTATAGTAGGTATCGACATTCTACATAATTTGTTTAGCGAAAAAATTCATTGTATATAAGGTAGCATAACCTACTACATATAAAAATATTACGGAGATAGCGCGCGTGTTTCGAAGATGTTATAACATTATAATTATTACTATGATAATGGCTCTTATGCCAGCCCTTTGCTACGCCGAACAGCTACACTTCTCAACGAAAGCACGGTCAGCAATCATTATGAATGCCGACACCGGAGCTATCATATATGAAAAAAAGGCCCATAAACCCGAAGACCCTGCCAGTATAACAAAGGTGGCGTCGGCATTATATGCTCTTAAAAATATCGATAACCTCGACGTTGTCCTCGAAGGAACACAAGAAGCTATAGGTGCTATATCGCCAGCGGCAAAGAAACATCTGAAATATACAAAACCAGCATACTGGCTGGAATTCGGCTCTTCACATATGGGAATAAAAAAAGGAGAGAAACTACATCTTCGCGTGCTCTTCCAAGGGATGCTTCTGTCCTCGGCAAACGATGCCTCAAACCTCATAGCACAATACGTTAGCGGTAGCATACCAACCTTCATGGAAGAGTTAAACATATACCTCCGCGACGAGATAGGATGTAAAAATACTACATTCCATAACCCACATGGACTATATTTTCCGGGACACCATACCACCGCATACGATATGGCATTAATAGCCAGAGAGGCTATAAAGATACCATTTTTCCGCGAAGTTATCCTTATGACGAAATATCAGCGGCCTAAGACCAATATGCAAAAATCTACATGGATGCCCGCATTTAACAGGCTCGTTAAAAAGAAAAGCGAGCACTACTACCCTCATGCTTTCGGAATAAAAACAGGATATACCACCGATGCACAAAATACCCTAGTGGCCGCCGCAGAAAAAGATGGAAGAACGTTGATAGCTGTAGTGTTCCATTATGACAAACGTGATAAAATGTTCGAAGATATTATCATGATGTTTGAAACAGCCTTCCGTGAAAAGAAAATACAGAAAAGACTTCTAAAAAAAGGAATGCAAAAAGCTTCGCTGAAACTAAAAAAAAGCAACAGAACATTAAAAGTCGCTATCGATAGCGATGTCGTCTTCGATAGCTACCCCTCAGAAGAACAAAAATTAACGGCCCTTGTACACTGGAACAAAGACATAACACTCCCAGTCAATAAAGGACAACACGTCGGAAATATCCATATCGTCAACGAGCGCAACGAAACAATACAAGAAGTTCCACTGAAAGCAATTCACGACGTAAATATCGCATGGTATAACAAACTCAAAAGTTGGCTATAAAATAGTTCGGAATTAGGAGTAGGATTTTTCACCACAGAGCCACAGAGAACACAGAGAAAGAATGCAATCTGGCTGGGGGTCTCCCCCAGACCCCGTTAGGAAAGAAAAATAATGAATGCAGATTAATGAATGCTGAATATTATGCCCTCGGGGTTCTAGGGGTGAAACCCCTAGCCCGCCCTATTTCTCTCTGTGTTCTCTGTGGCTCTGTGGTGAAAAATCCTGTCTTCTGAAGCTTTCATGGCTCTGTTTTTCGTTATCAATAATCAAAATTTGAAAGATGTTCACGAAATCTTCAAGAGAAAGCTCTTCAGGGCGCGCCGTAGAAGGCTTCCCTATCGATTCCAATGCTGCCATGATACTTTCACTAGAATAATACTCTTTCAGCGACGACCTTAGCATCTTACGTCTTTGTAAAAACGCTTCACGGACATGCCCTAAAAGCTCTTCAGAAAGAAGAGGTTCGTCACGGAACTCTAACGACAATGCCGCCGACGATACCTTCGGACGGGGATAGAAACACGAATTTTTTATCGTGAAAGAATATTTCACGTGACAGTAGTTCTTCAAGAAAACTGAAAGAAAGGAATAATTCTTGTCGCCAGGACGCGATACCGCCTTGCTGGCAACATCATCCTGGACGATGAAGACGGCACAAGAGAAAATATCACGCAAAGCGATACATCTCTGTAACAATGGCGTTGTGATGCTATAAGGTATGCTCGCAACGATCTTCGCCTTGGCACCACCACGAAGAAGAGGGGATATATGCGCCGTAATGTCGGTGGTAAGAGCGTCGTCGGCGACGATGTGAAGCCTGTTGTCAGCGGTCTGCAGGCGTGTAAGCGCCCTAGCAAAGACGTCATCTTTCTCTATGGCAACGACGGTAGCACCACGACACAAAAGCTCTTCAGTGAAAACACCAGGACCAGAACCTATCTCTACAATAACATCATCGGCAATAACAGCGGCAATGTCGATACTGTTTTTGACGATGTTACCATCGACGAGGAAGTTCTGCGACATGCTTCTTTTTGCTTGAACACCGACATCATCGAGAAAATCTTTTAGGTCGCTAAGACGATATAAAGGCATTAAAACTCGGGTTTAAAGAATAAAAGGTTCGAAGTTTTTAGGGATCCCAGCGAGGAAGCGATCTTCGTTGAAACCATAGCGCTTCATTAAAGATGCCATATATAGCTCCGTCTCCTCGGCAATAGCAGCATTGTAAAGATGGTTCTTTAGCCCTTCCTCGATGTCGGAAAATATTATTGGCTCCGCAACAACATGCTCCTTAAGAAAGAAAATCCTATATACAGGAGAATGGTCTCCACCTTTTTGGTGCTTTATAGGCTCGCTGTATTCACCAGGAGATAGAGAAATAAGAGCCTCTTTATACGACGACGATAACATATTATCACTATGATGGAATTCGGCGGAGACCTTTACCTCAGTAGAATCTTCAATAAGACCGCGGCTAGAAAGCTCCGAAGAAAGCTCTTCAAAAGATACCCCCTCTTCAGTGAGAAGAATATTCGCTATAGTGGCATTGGCAATAGCCTTGCCATTGTTACTGTCGCGGATAGAAAGAACACGATAAGTCCATTCGTCATTTTGTGGGTTGTCAAGAAGATATCCTTCGAAAGCACGACGAAGGTCTTGCGGCGACGTCTTGTTCATCGCTTTAGAGTGTACAGCAT
The sequence above is drawn from the Waddliaceae bacterium genome and encodes:
- a CDS encoding MFS transporter, whose product is MRKLINIFKPAPFIETMADEEQVKKSYKYWRIRTFYAMYIGYVFYYFTRKSFIFAMPALIADLGFSITDLGILASILSITYGVSKFASGILGDRSNPRYIMSFGLIITGFINIFFGMSSSIYAFAIFWGLNGWFQGFGWPPACRLLTHWYSQKERGTWWSLWSTSHNVGGAIIPLLVAFCVLHYGWRYAMYVPGVLCIVVGLFIMNRLRDTPQSLGLPSIENFKDDHVKGEARDKKEREFTVKEILFKYILKNKIIWMLGISYFFVYIVRQGVNDWSAMFLIDTKGYKEVSANLTITAFEIGGFFGMLVAGFASDYIFKGRRVPVMVLYMVAILIPFLGLIMIKTTAVTLDIILLGAIGFFIFGPQMLIGCTAADFSHKKAAATATGFVGCFAYIGAAVAGYPLTYIIKLWGWDGFLYAMAGCSIITIALMVPLINISIRDDSDAKEERKEAKEYA
- the dnaE gene encoding DNA polymerase III subunit alpha, which translates into the protein MSWVPLHVHSQYSILDATASVKRIAEKAAALEMPAVAITDHGNMFGAVDFFKACSSKGVKPIIGCEVYVATTSRHEKQRIAGKKNAYHLVLLAKNQEGYHNICKLSSIGHLEGFYYVPRVDKEALEQYSEGVICLSGCLSGRVTALAADEAVTDDVLYEEIQWYQKLYGEDYYLELHRHRMSHDAIVADGVDMETWLYHDYKSFIEKQERADARIIQASKDLGIRCVATNDSHYIEREEWRAHEIFLNIQSGEPCEIWERDAAGNATTKVPNPRRRAYSSHECYFKSAEQMAELFADVPDAITATADIAAMCNVEIDFETKHYPMYYPPDYGDKKLTKEKHNDVVAEYLVKLCSESIEKRYNTESLEEVQKKYPDKAPLDVIKERLKYEMSVIAPKGLCDYLLIVYDFIKWSKDNNIPVGPGRGSGAGSIICYLIGITDIEPLRFNLLFERFINPERMSYPDIDVDICMERRGEVIDYMVKKYGQGNIAQIITFGTMKAKMAIKDVGRVLSMPLAKVNALTKLIPDELNITIERSLEIDPDLLREYNEDPEAHQVIDIGRKLEGSIRNTGVHAAGVIVSAEPIIEKIPICRAKDSEMSLTQYAMKPVEAVGMLKVDFLGLKTLTAIQKAVASIRERTGEDIDSAKLPLDDAETFEMLNKGDTLGVFQLESGGMRDLARNLHLDKFEEIIAMVSLYRPGPMDMIPSYVNRKHGREEIEYDHPWLEDILKETYGIMVYQEQVMQIAGSLANFSLGEGDVLRRAMGKKDMKQMSEMRKKFQEGAAENDIDEKTAALIFDKMEKFAEYGFNKSHAAAYAYIAYTTAYLKAHYPTEWMAALMSCDSDDVEKVAKFINEAHKMGIPTLPPDVNDAGKEFAPTDKGIRFAMTAIRGIGEGAVEAIVTERTKNGKYTTLYDFVKRIDTKKVGKKAAENLADAGCFDFTTWTRDAMRQSVEKMYASAAKEREDETHGVISLFTLIEEDQEDLFSSPPDVVAPSTENETFMREKDLLGFFLTGHPMDSYEDTMEKLSCVPLKTSKDIDIGGTFRTAFIIEDSNVKISSKSLRKFAILTISDGEERYELPIWPEMYEEKTHLFDTNKLIYAVVNVQEREGNRQLQCRWCDDLTDVNETMIRSCDNAYDKAKFSEKITRRNDNNKSSKDSGTKRQQPKKPPKAPQQQQQQQINTPSLTINVDANNADLTTILVIKDVLLKHSGDIPVTLDICDDNTTTQIAVGKKYHVNDKKRVHDIVKNVTGVIDTVKV
- the bamD gene encoding outer membrane protein assembly factor BamD, producing the protein MKKNVIFALITTSIMIAAAAPAEAAYVVREGRLIKKQYAAKYSAEDHYDLGLKALEKKKWKKAIEQFKVLKVNYPESTLIPSSIFYLGVAYFQNNDIDMANKHFIAYLNMPDHTTFFEKTWEFRYAVAEKLRKGAQKHLFGLEAMPKIVVDRSSALEIYDSLITALPGKEVAIKAMFSKGQLLEAMDDNVEAADVYNTIIHKHPKHELAAESFLAVARLYKKQSAKSANNFDVLQLAKINAACFAKEFPKNPKTKEVNAFVADMEEDYAKNLYNTGKFYEKIKKPKASALYYFRVLQQFPSTTSAKDCNKRLDALHKEVAELELHIDASENPSA
- a CDS encoding ATP-binding protein, translated to MEIDEEKKNFPAKLENLHDMMVFVAESAKKQSLEDKNIEEIILAVEEAVANIIKYAYPNSDGDIEIRCSPEGNSGIGITIIIKDKGIPFNPLEHDEEIDVSAPIEEREIGGLGIFMMQKIMDHVLYSRENDSNILTMTKK
- a CDS encoding D-alanyl-D-alanine carboxypeptidase, with amino-acid sequence MFRRCYNIIIITMIMALMPALCYAEQLHFSTKARSAIIMNADTGAIIYEKKAHKPEDPASITKVASALYALKNIDNLDVVLEGTQEAIGAISPAAKKHLKYTKPAYWLEFGSSHMGIKKGEKLHLRVLFQGMLLSSANDASNLIAQYVSGSIPTFMEELNIYLRDEIGCKNTTFHNPHGLYFPGHHTTAYDMALIAREAIKIPFFREVILMTKYQRPKTNMQKSTWMPAFNRLVKKKSEHYYPHAFGIKTGYTTDAQNTLVAAAEKDGRTLIAVVFHYDKRDKMFEDIIMMFETAFREKKIQKRLLKKGMQKASLKLKKSNRTLKVAIDSDVVFDSYPSEEQKLTALVHWNKDITLPVNKGQHVGNIHIVNERNETIQEVPLKAIHDVNIAWYNKLKSWL
- the rsmA gene encoding ribosomal RNA small subunit methyltransferase A, whose product is MPLYRLSDLKDFLDDVGVQAKRSMSQNFLVDGNIVKNSIDIAAVIADDVIVEIGSGPGVFTEELLCRGATVVAIEKDDVFARALTRLQTADNRLHIVADDALTTDITAHISPLLRGGAKAKIVASIPYSITTPLLQRCIALRDIFSCAVFIVQDDVASKAVSRPGDKNYSFLSVFLKNYCHVKYSFTIKNSCFYPRPKVSSAALSLEFRDEPLLSEELLGHVREAFLQRRKMLRSSLKEYYSSESIMAALESIGKPSTARPEELSLEDFVNIFQILIIDNEKQSHESFRRQDFSPQSHREHREK